From Stenotrophomonas nitritireducens, the proteins below share one genomic window:
- a CDS encoding adenylosuccinate synthase: MGQSVVVLGAQWGDEGKGKIVDLLTEEIGAVVRFQGGHNAGHTLVINGKKTVLHLIPSGILRDDALCLIGNGVVISPAALRKEIEELETAGVEVRSRLKISPAAPLIMPYHIALDQAREKAAGGKAIGTTGRGIGPAYEDKVARRGIRIADLHYPEQLAEKLRAALDYHNFVLTKYLGVEAVDFDTVYQEALAFGEYVEPMKSDVAGICHDLRKQGKRVLFEGAQGALLDIDHGTYPYVTSSNTTVGGALAGAGVGADAIDYVLGIAKAYATRVGGGPFPTELDDEIGQGIRDRGAEYGASTGRPRRCGWMDIVALKRAVAINGISGLCITKLDVLDGMEKLKVCIAYEYRGKRSEYAPLDAQGWEECTPVYLEFPGWSENTHGITEWDKLPPAARAYLRSLEELAGCPVSIVSTGPDRDHTMILQDPWG; the protein is encoded by the coding sequence ATGGGTCAATCAGTTGTTGTTCTCGGCGCCCAGTGGGGCGATGAAGGCAAGGGCAAGATCGTCGATCTGCTGACCGAAGAAATCGGCGCAGTTGTGCGTTTCCAGGGTGGTCACAATGCTGGCCATACCCTGGTCATCAACGGCAAGAAGACCGTCCTGCACCTGATTCCGTCCGGCATCCTGCGCGATGACGCGCTGTGCCTGATCGGCAATGGCGTGGTGATTTCCCCGGCCGCCCTGCGCAAGGAAATCGAAGAGCTGGAAACGGCTGGCGTTGAAGTCCGTTCGCGTCTGAAGATCTCCCCGGCAGCGCCGCTGATCATGCCGTACCACATCGCCCTGGATCAGGCCCGTGAGAAGGCCGCCGGCGGCAAGGCCATCGGCACCACCGGTCGCGGCATCGGCCCGGCCTATGAAGACAAGGTGGCGCGTCGCGGCATCCGCATCGCCGACCTGCATTACCCGGAGCAGCTGGCTGAAAAGCTGCGCGCGGCGCTGGATTACCACAACTTCGTGCTGACCAAGTACCTGGGCGTGGAAGCGGTCGATTTCGACACCGTCTACCAGGAAGCCCTGGCCTTCGGCGAATACGTCGAGCCGATGAAGTCCGACGTTGCCGGCATCTGCCATGACCTGCGCAAGCAGGGCAAGCGCGTGCTGTTCGAAGGCGCGCAGGGCGCGTTGCTCGATATCGACCACGGCACCTACCCGTACGTCACCAGCTCCAACACCACCGTCGGTGGTGCACTGGCCGGTGCCGGCGTTGGCGCCGATGCCATCGATTACGTGCTGGGTATCGCCAAGGCTTATGCCACCCGCGTTGGCGGTGGCCCGTTCCCGACCGAACTGGACGATGAAATCGGCCAGGGCATCCGCGACCGCGGTGCCGAGTACGGCGCTTCGACCGGTCGTCCGCGTCGCTGCGGCTGGATGGACATCGTCGCGCTCAAGCGCGCTGTGGCCATCAACGGTATTTCCGGCCTGTGCATCACCAAGCTTGACGTGCTCGACGGCATGGAAAAGCTCAAGGTCTGCATTGCCTATGAATACCGTGGCAAGCGTTCGGAATACGCGCCGCTGGACGCGCAGGGCTGGGAAGAGTGCACCCCCGTGTACCTGGAGTTCCCGGGCTGGAGCGAAAACACCCACGGCATCACCGAGTGGGACAAGCTGCCGCCGGCCGCACGCGCCTACCTGCGTTCGCTGGAAGAGCTGGCAGGCTGCCCGGTGTCGATCGTCTCGACCGGCCCGGACCGCGACCACACCATGATCCTGCAGGATCCGTGGGGCTGA
- the hflC gene encoding protease modulator HflC: MKNSVVIGVVVAVLLGLLGSVYVVREDQTAMVLNLGKVVRADIKPGLHFKVPLVETVRVFDRRFQVLDTAPARYFTAEQKDVSVDFFAIGRISDVRAYYRATGGDSKIVNARLAPIITDSLRNQINSRTLQALVSGDRGELIAGQLKSINEAIAALGMQIIDLRIKQIDLPTDSQVIADVYERMRAQRKQEAAKLRAEGEEQSLTIRAQADRESTVIVAEAERDAQQLRGEGDASAASIYGKAGSADPSFYAFYRSLEAYRASMTDGNGVIVLDKNDPFLQYMKSDR, translated from the coding sequence ATGAAAAATTCAGTCGTTATCGGCGTAGTCGTCGCAGTGTTGCTGGGCCTGCTGGGCTCGGTCTATGTGGTGCGTGAAGACCAGACCGCCATGGTGCTCAACCTGGGCAAGGTGGTACGTGCGGACATCAAGCCGGGCCTGCACTTCAAGGTGCCGCTGGTGGAAACCGTGCGCGTGTTCGACCGTCGCTTCCAGGTCCTGGATACCGCCCCGGCGCGTTACTTCACCGCCGAGCAGAAGGACGTCAGCGTCGACTTCTTCGCCATTGGCAGGATCTCCGATGTGCGCGCCTACTACCGCGCCACCGGCGGCGACAGCAAGATCGTCAATGCCCGGCTTGCGCCGATCATCACCGACTCGCTGCGTAACCAGATCAACTCGCGCACCTTGCAGGCGCTGGTATCTGGCGACCGTGGCGAGCTGATTGCCGGCCAGCTGAAGTCGATCAACGAGGCCATTGCTGCCCTGGGCATGCAGATCATCGATCTGCGTATCAAGCAGATCGACCTGCCTACCGACAGCCAGGTGATTGCCGACGTTTACGAGCGCATGCGCGCCCAGCGTAAGCAGGAAGCGGCCAAGCTGCGCGCCGAAGGCGAGGAGCAGTCACTGACCATCCGTGCCCAGGCCGACCGCGAAAGCACGGTGATCGTGGCCGAAGCCGAGCGTGATGCACAGCAGCTGCGCGGTGAAGGCGATGCTTCTGCCGCCTCGATCTACGGCAAGGCCGGCTCGGCCGATCCGTCGTTCTACGCGTTCTATCGCAGCCTGGAGGCCTACCGTGCCTCGATGACCGACGGCAACGGCGTGATCGTGCTCGACAAGAACGACCCGTTCCTGCAGTACATGAAGAGCGATCGCTGA
- a CDS encoding DUF2065 domain-containing protein, with amino-acid sequence MQDLLSALCLVAVIEGLFLFIAPLAWKRMAAQLLEQPSSALRGMGAVAVVIGLGCLWWARH; translated from the coding sequence ATGCAAGACCTCCTTTCCGCCCTCTGCCTCGTCGCCGTCATCGAAGGCCTGTTCCTGTTCATTGCACCGCTGGCGTGGAAGCGGATGGCCGCGCAGCTGCTGGAGCAGCCGTCCTCTGCGCTGCGCGGGATGGGCGCGGTGGCCGTTGTTATTGGCCTGGGCTGCCTGTGGTGGGCCCGGCACTGA